The Euwallacea similis isolate ESF13 chromosome 18, ESF131.1, whole genome shotgun sequence genome contains a region encoding:
- the LOC136414696 gene encoding uncharacterized protein isoform X2, which produces MELRRKSCYHIHEFVWAKVAGYPHWPAIIMPHDQKAPPPTDDSAYWIYFFGSHNYAWVKEKYIKPYASNIKKYTRRCSQNVQDAHKELKLNRKHLMQNPLFQMAIVQFGTKEKANRSTRPDPPETSSSIRRKIRKRRAISNEGSVQSRSRSVYSEDFDGLLPQSSEEITSTPGEQIIITKKNVGVFACNLYAEAVTKNLIDYGHNVIVWSTSEALCLDLKQYAKHVGFECVTFNDPRDVVKNSAIIFSMLSSREEVRRVLSSLNNGNPQDCLFFGKIYIEMTTIDHEMSYDLDNWFMTKGATYMEAMVQGTRKEAEEREMVTLIGVSKDKSKVLSEYMSCLWALGKATYFVGGVGAAVKIHETFQMIKALLLSGFVEVLALANEVIDLNVLLDIFEMSPLCSVYLRRVCDNIRKKHFNNTQETIQALQQDLEQILMISNKYHVTLPLSSIANQLFKHARRVGLDSKDSSAMYLRAELAL; this is translated from the exons ATGGAATTGCGCAGAAAATCCTGTTATCACATACATGAGTTTGTTTGGGCTAAAGTTGCAG GGTACCCCCATTGGCCAGCTATAATAATGCCTCACGACCAAAAAGCACCTCCGCCTACCGACGACAGCGCTTACTGGATTTATTTCTTTGGCTCTCACAACTATGCCTGGGTTAAGGAAAAGTACATTAAACCTTATGCTAGCAACATTAAGAAGTATACCCGTAGATGCTCACAGAATGTGCAAGATGCTCACAAGGAGCTCAAATTGAATCgaa AGCATTTAATGCAGAATCCACTTTTTCAAATGGCCATTGTTCAATTTGGCACTAAAGAGAAGGCTAACAGGTCTACCAGACCTGACCCCCCTGAGACATCAAGCAGTATTCGGCGCAAAATAAGAAAGAGAAGGGCAATAAGCAATGAAGGAAGTGTCCAATCTAGATCCAG GTCGGTTTATTCTGAAGACTTTGATGGACTTCTCCCACAGAGTTCAGAGGAGATTACTTCCACTCCTGGGGAGCAAATTATCATAACCAAAAAGAATGTTGGAGTGTTTGCTTGTAATTTATATGCAGAAGCAGTTACAAAG AATTTGATAGATTATGGTCACAATGTGATTGTGTGGAGCACCAGTGAGGCTTTATGCTTGGATCTGAAACAGTATGCAAAGCATGTGGGCTTTGAATGTGTAACTTTCAATGACCCCCGGGATGTAGTCAAGAACTCTGCTATAATATTCAGTATGTTATCAAGTAGGGAGGAGGTCCGCAGAGTTCTTTCGAGCCTCAATAATGGTAACCCTCAGGACTGTCTATTCTTTGGCAAGATCTATATTGAAATGACTACAATAGATCATGAAATGTCCTATGATCTAGACAACTGGTTTATGACCAAGGGAGCAACATACATGGAAGCAATG GTGCAAGGCACGCGGAAGGAGGCTGAAGAGCGGGAGATGGTGACTTTAATTGGAGTCTCAAAGGATAAATCCAAGGTGTTAAGCGAATACATGTCTTGTCTATGGGCACTGGGTAAAGCCACCTATTTTGTGGGGGGTGTAGGAGCTGCTGTGAAGATCCACGAAACATTCCAAATGATAAAAGCGCTCCTTCTCTCTGGTTTTGTTGAGGTTTTGGCCCTAGCCAATGAGGTCATTGATCTCAATGTTCTATTGGATATCTTTGAAATGTCTCCTTTGTGTAGCGTCTATCTCAGAA GAGTTTGTgataatataagaaaaaaacatttcaacaaCACACAGGAGACCATTCAAGCTTTGCAGCAGGATCTGGAACAAATTCTGATGATTTCGAACAAGTATCATGTGACTCTGCCCCTATCGTCGATTGCTAATCAACTATTTAAGCACGCACGAAGAGTGGGACTAGACAGCAAAGATTCGTCTGCCATGTATTTGAGAGCCGAGCTTGCCCTTTAA
- the LOC136414696 gene encoding uncharacterized protein isoform X1 produces the protein MSRRTRKIPVEDPMELRRKSCYHIHEFVWAKVAGYPHWPAIIMPHDQKAPPPTDDSAYWIYFFGSHNYAWVKEKYIKPYASNIKKYTRRCSQNVQDAHKELKLNRKHLMQNPLFQMAIVQFGTKEKANRSTRPDPPETSSSIRRKIRKRRAISNEGSVQSRSRSVYSEDFDGLLPQSSEEITSTPGEQIIITKKNVGVFACNLYAEAVTKNLIDYGHNVIVWSTSEALCLDLKQYAKHVGFECVTFNDPRDVVKNSAIIFSMLSSREEVRRVLSSLNNGNPQDCLFFGKIYIEMTTIDHEMSYDLDNWFMTKGATYMEAMVQGTRKEAEEREMVTLIGVSKDKSKVLSEYMSCLWALGKATYFVGGVGAAVKIHETFQMIKALLLSGFVEVLALANEVIDLNVLLDIFEMSPLCSVYLRRVCDNIRKKHFNNTQETIQALQQDLEQILMISNKYHVTLPLSSIANQLFKHARRVGLDSKDSSAMYLRAELAL, from the exons ATGTCTCGAAG AACACGCAAGATCCCCGTGGAAGACCCAATGGAATTGCGCAGAAAATCCTGTTATCACATACATGAGTTTGTTTGGGCTAAAGTTGCAG GGTACCCCCATTGGCCAGCTATAATAATGCCTCACGACCAAAAAGCACCTCCGCCTACCGACGACAGCGCTTACTGGATTTATTTCTTTGGCTCTCACAACTATGCCTGGGTTAAGGAAAAGTACATTAAACCTTATGCTAGCAACATTAAGAAGTATACCCGTAGATGCTCACAGAATGTGCAAGATGCTCACAAGGAGCTCAAATTGAATCgaa AGCATTTAATGCAGAATCCACTTTTTCAAATGGCCATTGTTCAATTTGGCACTAAAGAGAAGGCTAACAGGTCTACCAGACCTGACCCCCCTGAGACATCAAGCAGTATTCGGCGCAAAATAAGAAAGAGAAGGGCAATAAGCAATGAAGGAAGTGTCCAATCTAGATCCAG GTCGGTTTATTCTGAAGACTTTGATGGACTTCTCCCACAGAGTTCAGAGGAGATTACTTCCACTCCTGGGGAGCAAATTATCATAACCAAAAAGAATGTTGGAGTGTTTGCTTGTAATTTATATGCAGAAGCAGTTACAAAG AATTTGATAGATTATGGTCACAATGTGATTGTGTGGAGCACCAGTGAGGCTTTATGCTTGGATCTGAAACAGTATGCAAAGCATGTGGGCTTTGAATGTGTAACTTTCAATGACCCCCGGGATGTAGTCAAGAACTCTGCTATAATATTCAGTATGTTATCAAGTAGGGAGGAGGTCCGCAGAGTTCTTTCGAGCCTCAATAATGGTAACCCTCAGGACTGTCTATTCTTTGGCAAGATCTATATTGAAATGACTACAATAGATCATGAAATGTCCTATGATCTAGACAACTGGTTTATGACCAAGGGAGCAACATACATGGAAGCAATG GTGCAAGGCACGCGGAAGGAGGCTGAAGAGCGGGAGATGGTGACTTTAATTGGAGTCTCAAAGGATAAATCCAAGGTGTTAAGCGAATACATGTCTTGTCTATGGGCACTGGGTAAAGCCACCTATTTTGTGGGGGGTGTAGGAGCTGCTGTGAAGATCCACGAAACATTCCAAATGATAAAAGCGCTCCTTCTCTCTGGTTTTGTTGAGGTTTTGGCCCTAGCCAATGAGGTCATTGATCTCAATGTTCTATTGGATATCTTTGAAATGTCTCCTTTGTGTAGCGTCTATCTCAGAA GAGTTTGTgataatataagaaaaaaacatttcaacaaCACACAGGAGACCATTCAAGCTTTGCAGCAGGATCTGGAACAAATTCTGATGATTTCGAACAAGTATCATGTGACTCTGCCCCTATCGTCGATTGCTAATCAACTATTTAAGCACGCACGAAGAGTGGGACTAGACAGCAAAGATTCGTCTGCCATGTATTTGAGAGCCGAGCTTGCCCTTTAA
- the MrgBP gene encoding MRG/MORF4L-binding protein codes for MEDIEWNVVNEGQLLDAMVGHKPVGVNKYFQMALICDKLAENLRKDVNPEKIWAHLQTMYNLEVLDDNESIPFPNVVKEFSLPSEEFGELLNKKEDEDKKQGGKEVKWDDKSLPKGGKESTPRWDNKDGIGKASTKKEGKKEGERPKGGKGRNSTAISKEEKGRETPKPAKRTRGSLKPNDDSSSSGKSSPVTVTPSPGKRRRVV; via the exons ATGGAAGACATAGAATGGAACGTCGTGAATGAAGGCCAACTGCTAGACGCCATGGTGGGCCACAAACCCGTGG GGGTAAATAAATACTTCCAAATGGCTCTTATTTGTGATAAATTGGCGGAGAACCTGCGCAAGGACGTAAACCCCGAAAAAATATGGGCCCACCTGCAAACCATGTATAATCTAGAGGTCCTTGATGATAATGAGTCAATACCATTTCCGAATGTGGTCAAGGAGTTCTCATTACCCTCTGAAGAGTTTGGAGAATTATTGAACAAGAAGGAGGATGAAGACAAGAAACAAGGAGGAAAGGAAGTAAAATGGGATGATAAATCTTTGCCTAAAGGAGGTAAAGAGAGCACACCAAGATGGGATAATAAGGACGGTATTGGAAAGGCAAGTACCAAGAAGGAGGGCAAGAAAGAGGGAGAGAGACCTAAGGGTGGAAAAGGGAGGAACAGTACTGCCATCTCCAAAGAGGAAAAGGGCAGAGAGACTCCAAAACCTGCAAAACGCACTAGAG GTAGTTTAAAGCCCAATGATGACTCAAGTTCAAGTGGAAAATCAAGTCCTGTGACTGTGACCCCTTCTCCTGGTAAACGGAGGCGGGTTGTATAA
- the Atac2 gene encoding cysteine-rich protein 2-binding protein produces the protein MEELLLVKACKYCQEELVPCLNEGLTCTICQRSSHVKCLKRGSVPGGLAGDLFFIYTCQECSATGMENFVRQNLSWLQALVLVLYHMQNKSGGLARNGFFHWRHHIVNFIDCNWDILFPNEKQRRKKWVGTVSGRLSHYSGYLFVSGSKTSFNKPAWWTLMYPKVTPFVISNVYHALGMEKQRAKMKNEKRTLNDQEQFKELLGQYLQDETLIQTVDLINNTNIQFENVAVAETNLERKKSKASKRKNATVPLNETSKKLIKIVAQNMPPPIKLEPSAISITTTDDSLQLHKEPAPKSVHFNQNLLDPMCHYNTSLNSISRLKMLKLATKLTGGIRKEMILSPYSGIYLKPYVRQDTQTFPHWLKMMAELQLATNKSQTDYVLPPRSSIDYTYVQPEHIPAINSLCNQFFWPGIDLTESLQYPDYSCVAMYKRLVVGFAFIVPNVQYTENYISFVLTRPGWRNSGMGKFMIYHLIQTSLGKDITLHVAIDNPALFLYQKFGFKVENVVLDFYDKYFRDDIKGSKHAFFCRLER, from the exons ATGGAGGAACTGTTACTGGTCAAAGCATGCAAATACTGCCAGGAGGAGCTCGTTCCCTGCCTCAACGAAGGTCTCACCTGCACTATATGCCAGCGGAGCTCCCACGTGAAGTGCCTTAAACGGGGCTCCGTCCCGGGAGGCCTTGCAGGAGATCTCTTCTTTATCTACACCTGCCAAGAATGCTCTGCTACCGGCATGGAAAATTTTGTTAGACAGAACCTTTCATG GCTGCAAGCACTAGTGCTGGTGCTCTATCACATGCAAAATAAAAGCGGAGGCCTGGCCCGGAATGGGTTCTTCCATTGGCGCCACCACATAGTTAATTTCATAGATTGCAACTGGGATATTTTGTTCCCAAATGAGAAACAACGCAGAAAGAAATGGGTGGGGACCGTTTCGGGTAGGCTAAGTCACTATAGTGGCTATTTGTTTGTCTCAGGCAGTAAGACATCATTCAACAAACCTGCCTGGTGGACTTTGATGTACCCAAAAGTCACTCCTTTTGTAATTTCCAATGTTT ATCATGCCTTGGGAATGGAGAAGCAGAGAGCAAAGatgaaaaatgagaaaagaACATTGAATGACCAGGAACAATTTAAGGAACTTTTGGGGCAGTATTTACAAGATGAAACCTTGATACAGACAGTGGATTTGATCAATAATACTAATATTCAATTTGAGAATGTAGCTGTGGCAGAGACCAATTTAGAGCGGAAG aaatctAAAGCTTCAAAACGAAAAAACGCGACTGTGCCCTTAAATGAGACCTCAAAAAA attaataaaaattgtggCTCAAAACATGCCCCCACCCATAAAGCTGGAGCCTTCAGCAATCTCCATTACCACAACAGATGATTCTTTACAGCTTCATAAAGAACCAGCTCCCAAGAGTGTGCATTTCAATCAAAACCTGCTAGACCCTATGTGCCATTATAATACATCTTTGAACA GTATCTCTCGCCTAAAAATGCTGAAACTGGCCACAAAACTCACAGGAGGCATTAGGAAAGAGATGATTCTATCACCATATAGTGGCATTTATTTAAAGCCCTATGTAAGGCAAGACACGCAAACCTTCCCCCATTG GCTAAAAATGATGGCGGAACTGCAGTTGGCCACTAACAAATCTCAAACAGATTATGTGCTCCCTCCAAGGAGTTCTATTGACTACACCTATGTGCAACCCGAGCACATTCCTGCAATTAACAGTCTCTGCAACCAGTTCTTTTGGCCTGGAATtgact TGACAGAGTCTTTGCAATACCCTGACTACAGCTGTGTCGCCATGTATAAGAGACTGGTAGTGGGGTTTGCCTTTATAGTCCCCAATGTGCAATACACAGAAAACTACATTTCCTTTGTACTTACTCGGCCTGGGTGGAGGAACTCAGGAATGGGCAAATTCATGATATATCATTTAATCCAG ACTAGCCTAGGAAAGGATATAACACTCCATGTGGCTATAGACAATCCGGCCCTGTTCCTTTACCAGAAGTTTGGCTTCAAGGTGGAGAATGTAGTCTtagatttttatgataaatatttcagGGATGATATTAAGGGCTCCAAACATGCTTTTTTTTGCCGCCTTGAGCGATAG